In Procambarus clarkii isolate CNS0578487 chromosome 13, FALCON_Pclarkii_2.0, whole genome shotgun sequence, the following are encoded in one genomic region:
- the LOC123757349 gene encoding opsin, ultraviolet-sensitive: MALLDGLTLPGAGMTNDTYLIRPALFRSGEGVAAGGRYEMRMLGWNTPSEYMDYVHPYWKTFQAPNPFLHYMLAVLYIMFMFAALVGNGVVIWVFTSAKNLRTPSNMFIINLAILDFIMMLKTPVFIVNSFNEGPIWGKLGCDTFALMGSYSGVGGAVTNAAIAYDRYKTIAKPFEAKISRGTALMMVVGIWAYASPWALLPLFNIWGRFVPEGFLTTCTFDYMSEDASTRAFVGSIFVFAYIVPGSLVFYFYGQIFVHVRAHEQAMREQAKKMNVANLRSVGSHEDQEKSVEIRIAKVCMGLFFLFLISWTPYAVVALIAAFGDRSKLTPLVSMIPALTCKFVACVDPWVYAINHPRYRLELQKRMPWFCIHEEKPQDTISQSTCETEKA; the protein is encoded by the exons ATGGCACTGCTGGATGGACTTACACTGCCAGGTGCAGGGATGACTAATGACACTTACCTCATACGTCCGGCACTCTTCAG GTCAGGCGAGGGCGTGGCGGCCGGTGGGCGCTACGAAATGAGGATGCTTGGCTGGAACACCCCTTCAGAGTACATGGATTACGTCCACCCGTACTGGAAGACCTTCCAGGCCCCGAACCCCTTCCTCCATTACATGCTCGCCGTCCTCTACATCATGTTCATGTTTGCCGCGCTCGTCGGCAACGGTGTCGTCATCTGGGTGTTTACCAG CGCCAAGAATCTGCGGACGCCGTCCAACATGTTCATCATCAACCTGGCCATCCTGGACTTCATAATGATGCTCAAGACGCCGGTGTTCATCGTCAACTCCTTCAACGAAGGACCCATCTGGGGCAAGCTCGGCTGCGACACCTTCGCTCTCATGGGGTCCTACTCCGGCGTCGGTGGGGCCGTCACCAACGCCGCCATCGCTTACGACAGATACAA GACCATCGCCAAGCCATTCGAAGCCAAGATATCGCGAGGGACGGcgctgatgatggtggtgggaATATGGGCGTACGCCTCGCCGTGGGCGCTGCTGCCCCTCTTCAACATCTGGGGCAGATTTGTGCCAG agGGCTTCCTCACCACCTGTACCTTCGACTACATGAGTGAGGACGCGAGCACGCGCGCCTTCGTCGGCTCCATCTTCGTCTTCGCCTACATCGTCCCGGGGAGCCTCGTCTTCTACTTCTACGGCCAGATCTTCGTCCACGTCAGAGCTCACGAGCAGGCCATGAGGGAGCAG GCCAAAAAGATGAACGTCGCCAACCTGCGAAGTGTGGGTTCGCACGAAGACCAGGAGAAGTCCGTCGAGATCCGTATTGCTAAGGTCTGCATGGGTCTGTTCTTCTTGTTCCTGATCTCCTGGACCCCCTACGCTGTCGTCGCCCTCATCGCCGCCTTCGGGGACAG GTCCAAGTTGACGCCTCTGGTGTCTATGATTCCTGCACTCACTTGCAAGTTTGTTGCGTGTGTTGACCCCTGGGTGTATGCCATCAACCACCCTAGATACAG GTTGGAGCTGCAGAAGCGCATGCCCTGGTTCTGTATCCACGAGGAGAAGCCTCAAGACACGATATCTCAATCAACTTGCGAAACGGAAAAGGCTTAG